One window of the Delphinus delphis chromosome 20, mDelDel1.2, whole genome shotgun sequence genome contains the following:
- the LOC132416276 gene encoding metallothionein-2: protein MDPNCSCTAGGSCACPGSCKCKDCKCTSCKKSCCSCCPVGCAKCAQGCICKGTSDKCSCCA from the exons ATGGATCCCAACTGCTCCTGCACCGCGG GCGGATCCTGCGCGTGTCCCGGCTCCTGCAAATGCAAAGACTGCAAATGCACCTCCTGCAAGAAGA gctgctgctcctgctgccccGTGGGCTGCGCCAAGTGTGCCCAGGGCTGCATCTGCAAAGGGACCTCAGACAAGTGCAGCTGCTGTGCCTGA